aatagactcgagttctattttcaaggagcaacgcggatatgtccggtcaggacggacatgcgccgcgcttacaccgtgttcctgtgtgcaaggcatgatttgttttcatgcattctaaccgtttcggactgataacggacacgttctgtggacgtactgtggatgtccgcgccgttggtgtgcatgtaccgtgacaCTACCTCTGCATTCTTTGGCAAAGGCAAGAAGACAGCCTGGTCAGTGTGACAATCCCTGCCTGAGCTCACTGTACCACTACAGCTGCTCTCTCGCCCCACCCAGACCCAGGAGATGAtcacaactcacacacaaatactccaGAAATTCGTCCTGATGCTCTATGGTGTTTTTTGAGGACATCACAACCGTGGAGGCTGCACAATTCTCCCTCTTCGTCCACAGATGCTCCACCAACACCTGTCTACACTACAACTGCCACTATTTCTAAAGACTTGCTGGAACTTATCATTTGCAAGTGTAAAACTAATTGTAAAACACCTTGCAAATGCTTCATGCTGCCTTGCATGTCTCTCTGTGGATGCCATGGTTCATGTTCCCATAGTGCTGTAATGTCTAAATAGAAAGTGTTAGTAATGCATTTACACTAAGCTATGAGTTTTAATCACTATTGGACATGCCTACCTCAATCTGAgaacatagttgttgttgtcctactactctctacaatacagcaattgaacacttatttgatatgtattgtcacacatttttaaaataaaaaatcgcatattttacctccaattaccattttatgggtaaactgttgtttttctgtacttgagacatattttattggattccttgaccccaaaaatgtatactttgacaccaagtttgtcatcatagtgataacagaagcaaagttatagactctataggGACTTTTtgatgcattggcggccattttgacacTAAACTGTGAGTTTTAATAACTATTGTAGGTATGACATGCCTACCTCAAACTGTGAACATAGTTGTTTTTGTCCTAAtactctctacaatacactaATTGAACACTTATTTGATATGTATTTTATCATTAGTAATGTATGGACACAATATGCTTTTGGCACACATTTTTAAAGTAAAAAAATcacatattttacctccaattatAATTTTTTGGGTAAAATGTTGTTTTTCTGTACTTGAGACATATTTTATtggattccttgaccccaaaaatgtatactttgacaccaagtttgtcatcatagcgataacagaagcaaagttatagactccATAGAGAATTTtcgatgcattggcggccattttgaaaaagcgtgtttatttctgaaaaaaagagtgatctcacttgtgtcttaggataaatttatttgtatgaccctaaggtacttccatgccaaaggggacctttgcatcatgacttgaagtcaaaggcCTATTTTTTGGGCTTAACCTCTCTACTATAAGGGGCAATGGCAGTGCCATATTGGGACTGTTGGGAAGACCATAAAATGGATGACCATATTCCCAACACCTCATTAATACAATTCCCACTGGGTAAGTGTTGCGGGGAAAACACAATATCCACGACTACAAACGACCATTTCTTTTGAATGAGGGAAAACGGACTACCACACTCCCTGCCGCATAAAAACACTGCACCAGTTTTAAGCGGTTTGTCTCCGAAATAGATGATGcaagttgttgggttttttttcactTAAAGCATGAACATTTATGAATAATAAATAGGCCTCATTCTGGTGAATAATGTCTTCCCTTTGAAAATACTAATGTGCATGAACAACACGGTCTGTGAACAACCCAGAGAGTGGGTGCAGTGTCTTCCACATTCGGCATGCTGtaagtgtgacggaggtgttcctgcacattTCGGCCCCCTCGGGGCGCAAACCGGCCACCTCGTCAACTAAATCGGTTCGGCAAGGGGAGTCACAGtgcgagaccgctgagctaaagggccggtccgatagcccaacgctactgcactgtattgaggcttcgagagggaggttATAACGTTGCagaccacactctgctagttggcctccgttacataagGTGTTGCGGCCCAGCTCGTTGAAAAAGCACCTCAACGTAAAAATGGAGACAACGCCCAGAGTTACTGATTAAATAATACTCTTTTGTTCCCAAGTTCAAGGGACAAATTGTCTGGAGAATGATTGTGTATGTCCAGTGCAGCGTGGCCAAGGGCTGAGTGAGTGGATGATGTGTGTCTCGGTGAGTGGAGAATGAggaggcaacagagagagagagaagggggggacagACAGAATAGAAgctcgtgagagagagagagagagagagagagagagagagagagagagagagagagagagagaacgacagtgTGTAGCCAGGGAATGCCTACTGACTGAGCTTGAGACAGACTAAGtcagatcttatagacagagataagtcatttcagttcatttctggtatccactttctatcggatgaatgcccctttaggagaccttcggttaggagaccttcagagtcctgaggttgagaataaatggagtccccttagcgctgtagatggcagtagcacacgtctcgtgcaaacacctcaaaaatagaagaataaGGAGGGGATAACGCCCCCTTACcccgcgaatagaccaggcgcgatgcgattcaagcgacagagtgcagcagcaagcgatacgagcgattgaagagactagagtatgtccgtacaggcagaaggcaaaacattcaagcattcccattggctgtggtcactgacctctatacagtcattggctgtcgcggcttgtcgccgaaccacgtcatagaaagttgaaaggatttcaacttcaaactgtcgcgctcgtcgtgcaaatcgctctagtctccagaatcgcttttgtcgcgcaactcaatacaaagtcaattacttccgtcactcgcctcgctcttgtcgcggtaggtgtatttctgccgTTAGGAGACCtgacttgagcacacacttttgcacccTCTTTGGCTAAGCTTTCCTGGCCTCATTCTATGGATAATGTCTTGCCTAAAACAAAGGAATAATATATAGTTgacggctggtgtgtgtgtgtgtgtgtgtgtgtgtgtgtgtgtgtgcacgcgcttctctgtgtgtttgttcgtctatgtgtgtgtgcgtgcatgtgtgtgtgtgtgtgcacacgcttgtgtgtgtgtttgtgtgtccgtgtgcgtgtgcgtgcgtgtgtgtgtgtgtgtgcggctatgtgctgccatgtgtgtgtgtgccctctgctTACCAGAGCCTGGTTGAAGCTAGCGAGAGCGAGGCGCTCAGCTCTCCTGGCTTCCTCATCCAGCGTCTGCAGATGAGCCGACCGCAGGTCCTGATGCACTAGGTACTTATCCTGCAGCGACACTGACATGacaatgccaaacacacacacacacacgcgaccacgcacacacacgcacgcacgcacacacacgcacacacacgcacagaggaaaGATGGGGAGGGGTTCTTTTGGTGAATACACAAAGTGAGGAAGCAGTAcattttagtgtgtgcgtgtgtgtgtgtgtgtgtgtgtgtgtgtgtttgtgtttgtgtttgtgtgtgtgcgtgtgcgtgcatgcgtgcgtgcgtgcgtgcgtgtgcgtgtgcgtgtgcgcgtgcatgtgtacgcatgtgtatgtgcgcattCACACATACTCTCATGGGCACGcaagtgtgcgtgcttgtgcgtgtgtgaagcTGAAAGAGTGATCACAGTTGTTGCATGCCAGACTAGCCACAAAGGCAGCCATTGAGATGATCAAAGAGGCAATAAAGTATATCTCCCACCCTGGCAGAGGCCTAACTGAATAGGACAGGTGAAGAAATCAAATCACCATGGAAACCCATGCCTTGCCTTCACACCTTGATGTTTGTGCGCCTGGCGTTGCTTCTCCGCGTCCTCCTTCTGGGCTCTCAGTTGTCGCTCCGTCtcctttttttgggcttttttcctctctttctcccccaggTCCTCACCCTAGTCACAGGGTGGGGAAGAGATGCCCAATCACTCTTGATATGGGGGTTTTACACTactagagatgtcaaaagtaaaagcagaagtggaacacacacacacacacacacacacacacacacacacacacacacacacacacacacacacacacacacacacacacactcccaaagcttccttccaacacaagtaacttcagtTAGAAGTTCCCAGTAACTTCCCAGTCAATCGGAtgattctgtgctggttggatcaaatttgagcAACACAGCATTTCATTGGGATTAAGCCCATGAGggcacatcctcctccatgactgcggtaccctgagcatggtaccgtcccgccgcactgctccctagggacaccattgagggctgcccccttgcatgggtgaggcataaatgcaatttcgttgtgtgcattgttcacttgtgcgctgtggggtgctgtgtcacaacccCATTGCGCTTTCACTTCACCTCACAtgagaataactggtgtaatatctatgtaatatcatgtcctCGTATTGTACTTACGTAATGAATTGATGAATGCCCTCCTACTTTTGCTTTTGACATTTCTGTAAACTGCTAAGAAAACCCTTCGAGTGAGCCAGCCAATTCAGCACAGTCGATCTCACCTGGAACACTCGCATGCTGGCGGCCCCCATCTTGCCCTGGGGGATGAACACGCGCGTCCCCTGGGGGTCAAACTGCAGGTCTGCATCACGAGAGTCCTCCGGGCGTTGGTGCGTGGCGCGGAAACGCACCACGTCCTCCATCAGCTGgcgtctcttctcctcctcctcgcgcTGACCTCGCTCCAGCATTTGATCGTTTGTCACGCGCAGGATGTCTATGAATCACAGGGTTaacaaaatgtagcctacagatGACACAGCaatgacataaagtgcagtgtgGAGCCTCCGAGCCTGTCTGGCAGTTATTTCCACCATTTTGGACAAGTACCCACCATACGCTTTTTGGCATTCCCTCTCTACACCATGCCGTTCTTTCTTCTCGGCTACCTGCCAATCCAGACCTTGGAGGTCCAAACCTATGACCCGAGTCCTGGCGTTAAAGATCCTGCTTCTTCGGGCCTCTTCGGCAGCCCTGCGGCTTTCCACCGCTAAAGCCGCCGAGTTCTCCACTGGCAGGTCAACTTTATACATTTCTCCCTCCTGCGGACTTACctttaataaaaacaaataaatacacaatacaaaaagtataggcctaacCTAAAAGTTAATCGATCGGATTATGTGCCCGCCCGGTCGTGTCCTCTCCAGGACACCTGTCTAAATGGCTATTACGCGCACATTGTGCAAACGTTGAAACATCCAACCACCGCAACAAAACAGAACTCTGCTCAAAACAAGTGTAATTAAATATCAATTTCAAGCAAACCTGGCTATCCGAAACAATGTATCCGCAGCCTGTCCATGTAAAGAAACGGTGTGTCTGTCGCGAAACTTTGTTTGACGCATTCCATCACCATGGAAACCCCCCCACTACATTAATTTCTTTACCCTCCTGGCAATGGCATGGCTTGCACAAATTACGTTTCTTTTATTACAGCAACAGTAACTCCTTCAGTTCATAATCAATATATAGAAAGTCATATGATTCAATATTTTTGGAACATTTGTCAAGATCCAGTCCCCCACATTCTGTCTAGACATCGTCTCGCGAGACTGAAACAGCGTTCCAAGATTCCAGTGATGTGTTTATTTACAGGTCATGTTACAGGTCCGGTATGACCATAGACGGCACACTTTGCGCCCATGCCAAAATACAAATGCATTAACCTAAGGATGAATGATGTAATATGCAACATCATAGTATGAAGCCTTTGTAGGGTTGGTTACAGTCAGCAGCCTGTGGCAGCAGTGTGCCGCTAAAGTCGCCCCAAAATAAAGTCACCACTCTGCGGCAGAGAACTGCATCGCCATGGGTTACCTAAAATTGATTGAGATTGAAAATCATACCACGGTCGCCAAATCATCAGCCCTTTTCACAAATTCACCGTGATTATTGGACCAAATGGATCGGGTAAGTCTGCAGCGTAATTAGTTTTCGTTGTCTAGTCATAATCACAAGACTGTTTCCAACCACGGTATGTAACGCATTGTCTTTTAGATGAATGGCCACTGCAATGGATTTCGTTTTGTGAGAAATCATTATTCTGACAGTGCAGCATGATGCAGGGTAGTGTGGAAGAACTGCAGGCTACAGCCTATGATTTCTTACCAGTGCCACACCTCCTTTGGGCGCCATAGGCAGCAAGTGCCATAGTGGTGGTTGCAGTTGTGATAGCTTTACCATACCTAtattacaaataaaaataaatcaatacataatatCAATAGTTGCCAACAGTGCCCTGTGACGTTCATAACTGCTGTCTAATTATTACTACAATATAACAGCTATAGGTTACATTTTGTGGTTATTTGCATGGTTATTGTTCCAAACACTGCAGGCAAATCCAACTTGATGGATGCCATCAGTTTTGTGCTGGCAGAGAAGACCAGCCACCTGCGCGTCAAAACCTTGAAGGACCTCATCCACGGCGCCCCGGTGGGCAAACCAGCTGCCAGTCGCGCATCTGTGGGCATGGTGTactgcagacgtgggcaaactcaggcccaggggccacatgcggcccactcagccatttcatgcggccctgaGAGACTTTTCAGGAAAAAAATGCAGTTTCATATGgccactcattcttaaattggctacctaaaacaagggtcttggaaacctaaaatactaaagtctacatctagaaacaattagcaggaatggcataactgacaatagTGTAATTATGTCGGCGTGCAccttttcttattattggcacgggcaagttgcctacgacatccggccctttggtcaactttctaaacccaatgcggcccttgggccaaaataattgcccacccctggtgtacTGCCAGGAGAATGGAGACGAATGCACCTTCACAAGGGTCATCATAGGTAGCATTGACTGTCATAAATGTCTTGTCTCCTTTTTGATGTGGCAATGATGCAGTGATGCTTTTCTATTTTCTCTAATTGTAGAAGGGCAAAAcatgaccaccaccatcacaccataTTAGGGCAGTCAAaggtaagcggttaggtcgtccgacttgtaacccaaaggttgccggttttcGACTCCCagcccaccaggttggtggggggagtaattaaccactgctctcccctatcctcctccatgactgaggtaccctgaacatggtaccgtcccgtcgcactgctcccttggggcgccattgggggctgcccccttgcacggatgaggcataaatgcaatttcgttgtgtgcagtgaacactagtgtgctgtggggtgctatgtcacaatgacaatgggagttggagtttcccaaccgGGCTTTCAAAAATATTACAGTTATCATTACGTTAAATATTCATTTCAAATAGTCATTTCAGTTCTGAGGGCAGAACGCCGAAGCGCATAAAAAaatctatgcatggtgcaaccttttctcacTTTTAAGGTTGACATGTTAGCCATTAAAACATGCCTACTGTCTTACACTTATACTGTTTGTATAAGTGActtataaaaacaaacaaaatcaaacatttattCGGTGTGTATTCACAAATTTCTTGCTCACAAGCCAATAAGCCATTTGTTATTGACACAATTATAATAAGGACCTAGCAAACCCTTTACAATTGTTATACATCACTTATACAGACAatagataggggggggggggtaacagcAGTGGAGCAGACAGGAAATTAATGGGGAGAGAcagacccgggccagaatcgaacccaggttgccggcgtagtaacccagtgccctaccataaggccatggcagggccgattctaaagtgttaccgtgttttTAGTCCTCAGGTTCCTCCTCTGAGTATCGCATCAACAATAAAGTGGTGGGTCTCTCTGAGTACAGCGAGGAGCTGGAGAAGCTGGGCATCTTGATCCGAGCCAGAAACTTCCTGGTCTTCCAGGTGATACACTGTACCAAATACCCCTTTTTTGCCATTATTttacaggatagtgaaggttatgacaggaagtgagtggggagagagagacggggaagggtcggcaaaggacccgggccgggaatcaaacgccggtcggccgcatagcaaaagAGTGCCTTACCATTTGCCACCATAGGGCCATGGGGCCACCAAAACATCTCTTAGTAGAATAAGATAAATCAAACCCCGCCGACCTAatacaaaagagtgtgctcaagttcggtctcctatgATGGCGTTacgccctccttctccttctctgtctttggCGTTTGGTGGCAGCTTTCATCAGATGTGTGCTACAGCCATTTACAGCACTAAGGGAACTCAATTTCTTCTCAACCTACAGTCCCCTAATGGTCTCCTAACCTAAGGTctcctatactgccctacaatttcagaacgcagtataattcaaaatgccaaactgagaaaaaaggctttaaagtttcctttctgtccacgcgactgtgttggaggtaaagtggtgatgacacttccatataatacttttttatggtgaaaatttatgcacacaagaaaaaagcaaaaaaaccaacattctcattactttttagctgaaaaatcattatactgcgctctgttgtggtattactgtctacagcaaaaccacggtgtcaatggagaagtgcagtataattcgcagtatatactgcgttcttggctagtacgacgtaacctcctaaaaccaaaaagcgcagtataatcagttttttgcgtttttttccgaaacgggaccaagttgggccaaaaaattttaacacaagaaaaagaaggtattttaaagccaatttccggtctaaacccattttcgaccattttcaagataggcctactgcgttctgatattgtagggcagtataggggcGTTAGCCTGAtttcacatggatcccggaaaagcaCGGGCTTGTTTTATCTTACTCTATTCGAAGATGTTTGACTGTACTCCCACCTCTCCCtcagtgtgcatgcacacgtggcGCACGTACAGTAGCCCTaccaagcaaaaaggcagtaactgcattgttatagaacgttAGTTATCATGATTTAAATGACAAATATCAAAATATGAAGCTAATTAAAATGATCGATCTACGAAGAAAGTGCTAATGTAGAGTAGATACCTAACTTAGGCTATACAACTGAAGTCATTTTTCTCAGTTCGGGAGCtatgcacagttactgcctttttactTTGTACGGCAGAGTAGCTGACAGCAAAACTAAAAATAAAGTTTAAATGTGATATTATACAGATGAGAATAACAATAATTATCTAGAATATAGAATactgtatatgagtgattctctaattcgcctacacttttaagtccgtggattttatttggcaattccactaactattaactgcatccaatgatgttttggacattagaaaacatttatctttcatataatacagaaagtgtagacatagcattatttccctcagcaagaatgaatatttaatactggttttgggcgttttcatgccgtcctgttttccagatgtcagattcagtcttcatattagcatgtaaagaaacttgttttgcccaagacgattgcaaatgttgattcacagtaatcatcacaatatgacaaaactgtcagaaagaccactgtcctttccattatacatgaaatttgccattttgtgtgtgtccacgaaaactgtgttaaccgtgtcacggtctgaaacctcctccataaatcagtaatggtttggtcttaggccatacgaataacatcacgtgatgtcataacctctttggcaggatacgggaagactttttggtaaattttgagctccatccttccataatttaatccattctttttcatgttctcatagtgggaaaattgcctgtcaactgtgttatcaacatattcataagagtCTGAATTAGAAatcccggtaacactttattttagggatacatctattagcactaatacatacaatattaatgcctgtataagtaacttgtaaggcatgtactaagcaaaataagacagttgttaagcatttgttcacaaatgtcttgttcatgcacaataagggatttattaccaatataaccttagtaaggacctaatagacctagatttctatttatgagtaagcagtaagggtcagaatacaatgtgtataagcttctggtacactgtgtgaacaaaccctgaacagtgtgaaaacagatgtggaataagggtccctattctaaagtgatgcattgctcagcccagatggcttagggcccccgcactacctagggccccaacaCTACCTAGAGTCCCCCACTACCTAGGGCCGACTCTACCCCTCATCCCGctcccgggaagcaaagtgtaagaccATTTCTAAATCTACATGAGTCTCATTACATATGTATTCTCACTTATTCTATTCAATGAAATATAAagtgattggaagcattatatagcaaggattggacgtaaaattctcaatgacggtgggtggtgagatgtcatttttttcatacaccaattagttttcattgtaaaaaccctacaataaatgcagaatatataataatataatataatataatattataatataatataaatataaatataatattccgcatctgttttcacactgttcagggtttgttcacacagtgtgtcgggagcttatacacattgtattctgccacttactacttactaataaatagaactataggcttactggtccttactaaggttatattagtagtaaatccctaattgggcatgaacaagacatttgtgaatacatgcttaacaactgtcttattttgcttagtacatgccttacaagttacttacacgggCATTAatattctgccctacaatcttagaacgcagtaactctgaaaacggcaaactgagaaaaaaggcttcaaagttttccatatggcgcgataactgtgttgtcggtaaattggtggtgacacttcctggtaatgcttgtttaggatagaaatttaatgcacacaaaaaaaacccccaaaaaacaacatttatgtgtctttttgccacaaaaaacagagttactgcgttcttggctggtattactggcacaaaatggagttactgcaggagttactgcgttcttagcttgtattactgtctactcccaaaccagtcccattggaacgtgcagcagtaactcgccgatttacagcgtttttgtttaaccttttttgggtcatttttgcactttcaaaatgagttttctccaaaacggaacggtgttggaccaccatttttggacacaagacaaatgaggtagtttagaaccgatttccgatataaattttttttcgaccattttgagttactgcgttctagtattgcacggcagtattgtatgtattagtgctaatagatgtatccctaaaataaagtgttaccgaaatcacatgtagaaaaacacagataaagcatacagatacatgaattgattaaggtgttgtggtggaacttctgaggtcctcagttagcacaacaccataaaaatggctgaaatgtcaactgtgttaccgtcaatggtgttacaattaagtatgacagtcagggttgccagatgaggctgatgatttccagcccaaaaaatgatcaaaatccgccctaaaaacctgcccaattctattgatttatatggcagtgggaaggtttttctgatagatgccatttttacccgcacacggccatcataagcagcccaattgggcgggaaccagcccaatctggcaacactgatgacagttgaggaggagtatgtttttgccaatttatatccatattgacagacaaacaaacaaaataatttgtgttctagggagatgggtttgtctgctctgttttttctcctaaaaaagtgccgacttgttcccctgcactgttgaccgtaacacagttgagtaacacggttgactgttttgaaagtgtttttgcgctattgatcccttatgtgttggaaaaatcctatgaacatacactagggattatctctggagaaggaagtcttctgtaaggagggtgactatattcaaatcagatgttacagggatttatgatgaaaaatgtgtcagtctgtatcacagtgactcataaaatcctacttatgaagctcaacaatcacattttctatatcagttgcacagattaatgacaacattgctgctaagggacataagcactttcaaacatatattgtttcaactctgtagtatttttatatatgtttgaaatgacatagtatttgtccataacactgttgacaaaataattaagcaaatgttcgctttcattagagtatttatcaaatgatttaagattaagcttggcaatttgtttgtttggaaacttaaatatatacactatgtaaacatctaggtcatttagttgaaaaaaaatactgataattgacattttgcttttgctaaaagcgtaggggaatcgtagaatcactcatatgttgATGTATATATTTTAGGTTATCCActttgcatcaatttttttctttattttgttgtgcACAGacgcaaaaaataaagaaaaaaattgatgcaaggtgcgccccccttttctttgattctaagtattcatttgggacagcacccttaaaagttatcaagaaacctgagtgaagcctgctacctacttgattgagGTTATCCACTTTGCCATtgcagggctgtgcaatatagGGCTGGTCTTCCATGTTTTGTAAATGACATGAAGATCATGAACATTGTGATTACCCCTATTTGTAGTTATTACAGTGAGTTTAGTTCTAACAAAATAGCAGTTGTCCCTATCTTCACCTCTGTCTTAATGTGGATGTGGGTAATTACTCTTTACAGTCAGACAAGGTCTTGCTTGAGTTTCTTTTAATTAGGCTACTCATGCTCGCCTAAACCACAAGGTGTTTGCTGCTACTATGGTCAgggcagctttgactgggcccaggataaagtcatctgaatgacacacatcccccccccccaaaaaaaaaaaaaacatacaatgtagtgagaacccaattctggccgccccttctctctgggcccgggacagctgacccctttgaaccacccccccccccccacctgtcagcttccctggctgtgtTTACAGGCATGCTGCAGATATGTATCTACAATAGAAGACATTTAGCAGGGGCACTGCCATGACAGAGATCAGCTTTACCTAAGCAGTATATTATTACTAGCCTTGGATTAGTCCCTTGTTAGTGCCAGTCCCACTGAATTATCCAAAGTGTCCCTCACTCTGGTAGTACTCCTTCACAGAAAATGTAAAGAACATCGCAGCGGAACGCGAGGAAGCCAAGCAAGAAAAATAGGAAGTATAGtaggtgtttgtttttgttattattgttatcttCGCTGTAACTATTTTTTTAGATGACTCAACCATTCAATTTTATGTCAAAGCTACGTTTGtagtctctctccattcctctgacTGTTTTTTTTCCATCGCTGAGCGATATCAGAGGCTAAAAGACGAGGTGGCG
This Engraulis encrasicolus isolate BLACKSEA-1 chromosome 10, IST_EnEncr_1.0, whole genome shotgun sequence DNA region includes the following protein-coding sequences:
- the ribc1 gene encoding RIB43A-like with coiled-coils protein 1, which translates into the protein MYKVDLPVENSAALAVESRRAAEEARRSRIFNARTRVIGLDLQGLDWQVAEKKERHGVERECQKAYDILRVTNDQMLERGQREEEEKRRQLMEDVVRFRATHQRPEDSRDADLQFDPQGTRVFIPQGKMGAASMRVFQGEDLGEKERKKAQKKETERQLRAQKEDAEKQRQAHKHQVSLQDKYLVHQDLRSAHLQTLDEEARRAERLALASFNQALAQQRAAKERSERELDEGLCMREIKHMLSSDILTGRPEASNTPLGGVLSDRWRGMTPEQRDAILREQEQQRKEKERRRQQEQQRERGWDEQRLAQARALEEQERKSREVERLQRIQMDKQNQQLAQEQREYQQYLDKQLYRNQPNARYFTQFNTSTR